From Spirosoma aerolatum, one genomic window encodes:
- a CDS encoding non-ribosomal peptide synthetase — translation MAESIANVNLIEVDFNPFEGPQIVSLAPATEPQIEIWAACKLGGDDASRAFNESISLRFHGVLDQLAFDKAWQALVRRHEALHSAFSADGRQMCIFDEVSIPLTYLDCAAKSKVEQEQIIADYVQQDARYVFDLLNGPLIKVCLIKLSDTDHHFTLTGHHIVCDGWSLGILLQDLSALYSAYARHRNPNLPEAPTYSQYALEQHQFEQSEAYRQIEKFWLNQYSGTIPVLELPTDFARPALRTYSIDRRDHLLSDALAGAVKKMGARAGASFVTTLMAAFEVFLHRVTGQDDIVVGLPTSGQSATGYLGLVGHCVNLLPLRSFPRSELSFLEFLQQRKEGILDAYEHQRLTFGSLLKKLPIVRDPSRVPLVPVIFNVDMGLDNGVDFHGLDYQFISNPREFGAVDLFLNISDAATGKSALVFEWSYNTQLFKEATIDRMMAEFERLLKAIVENPSIQIEDILLADEDDQSRKLATWNDTAANYPNTASLHSLLAQTANEFADKLALVFTRQTEQQTFTYRELHERANQLAQAIRKQGLGTRVNGSTPVVGVVLDRTPDLVITLLAVLKAGAAYVPIDPEYPHDRIAFMLADSSATLLITSKKYHSAGHTTYPTLGQPANQTKVVLLDTLLNELDQYPKEAPAIEVNGNDLAYILYTSGSTGKPKGVLIEHHNLVNLLYSMISWPGIAKDDKLLAVTTVSFDIAGLELYLPILVGATLVLADSETTKDGRALLETVSTFGVSLIQATPITYKMMLAAGWEERLPLKILCCGEPLSKDLAQKLTARCGSLWNMYGPTETTIYSTGKQILASDEIITIGRPIQNTQVYILDEHLNRLPEGSVGEIYIAGDGVARGYLNRPELTREKFVPNPFSTSKKSTMYRTGDLGKFMPDGEIHCLGRIDQQVKIRGYRIELGEIEHALVTQEGVSEAVVVAREDRPGDQRLIAYLVTNPPLSEDAFRNQILMWRRQLQENLPSYMVPTDFVSLAQLPITPNGKIDKNALPKPASMLAVEYRTHIAPSTETEKLIVGIWKEALMLDQIDIDTDFFELGGHSMIAVQVMTQLEKETGQRLPLSILLTYPTVRKLAQLLQTNEKPTTWTSLVPIRPEGNKDPLYIIHGIGLNLLNFSSLISYLDPEQPIYGLQAKGLDGKDEPLDKMEDIAAFYLSEVLEQNPNGPYAIAGYSFGGYVALEMARQLKAMGKEVKMLAMFDTNAQESDMNRSMGDWLMRKVLRQFPKLIWFTRSLIQKPIQTLKYQQGYVEWKIDALLKAMGLRQEPEPEVGLEHLNKIIEKHEYAFSHYTMKPYDGVIDLFKAQVRLYFVDDSKFLGWKKYAKKGVRVHSVPGDHQLMLLPPNDKAFAEALQRALDQA, via the coding sequence ATGGCGGAAAGCATTGCGAATGTAAACCTGATTGAAGTTGATTTTAACCCATTTGAGGGACCTCAAATCGTGAGTCTGGCTCCGGCAACGGAGCCACAAATCGAAATCTGGGCGGCCTGTAAACTCGGTGGCGACGATGCCAGCCGAGCTTTCAATGAGTCGATTTCGTTGCGGTTTCATGGGGTACTGGATCAACTTGCTTTCGACAAAGCCTGGCAAGCACTGGTGCGCCGTCATGAAGCGCTACACTCGGCGTTTAGTGCTGATGGGCGGCAGATGTGCATTTTCGATGAGGTATCTATTCCCCTGACTTACCTGGACTGTGCCGCTAAATCGAAGGTTGAGCAGGAACAGATTATTGCAGACTATGTCCAGCAGGATGCACGCTATGTATTCGATCTGCTGAACGGCCCATTGATTAAGGTGTGCCTGATCAAATTGTCGGATACCGATCATCATTTTACCCTGACAGGGCATCATATTGTGTGTGATGGCTGGTCGTTAGGTATTTTACTTCAGGATCTAAGTGCGCTCTATTCCGCCTACGCCCGGCACCGCAACCCCAATTTACCTGAGGCCCCGACCTATAGCCAGTACGCCCTTGAGCAGCACCAGTTTGAGCAAAGCGAAGCGTATCGGCAGATCGAAAAATTCTGGCTCAACCAGTATAGCGGTACAATCCCCGTTCTGGAGTTGCCTACCGACTTCGCCCGACCAGCGCTACGAACGTATTCCATTGACCGACGCGATCATCTATTGAGCGATGCCTTGGCTGGGGCTGTGAAAAAAATGGGCGCCAGGGCAGGGGCTAGTTTTGTTACCACATTAATGGCTGCTTTCGAGGTGTTTCTGCACCGGGTAACGGGCCAGGATGATATTGTGGTAGGCTTACCCACATCCGGGCAGTCAGCAACCGGCTACCTGGGGTTGGTGGGGCATTGTGTCAATTTGCTGCCACTACGCAGCTTTCCCAGGTCTGAACTGAGCTTTCTGGAGTTTTTACAGCAACGAAAGGAAGGCATACTCGATGCATACGAACACCAACGACTGACGTTTGGCAGTCTGCTGAAAAAGCTACCCATTGTTCGCGATCCTTCTCGGGTTCCGCTGGTTCCAGTCATCTTCAACGTCGACATGGGGCTCGATAATGGGGTAGATTTTCACGGGCTTGATTATCAGTTTATCAGCAATCCGAGGGAGTTTGGTGCCGTTGACCTCTTTCTGAACATAAGTGATGCCGCAACCGGCAAATCGGCTCTCGTTTTTGAATGGTCATACAATACTCAGTTGTTCAAAGAAGCGACTATCGACCGGATGATGGCCGAGTTTGAACGGCTTCTGAAAGCTATTGTTGAGAATCCATCCATTCAGATTGAAGATATTCTGCTGGCCGATGAGGATGATCAGAGCAGAAAGCTGGCCACCTGGAACGATACGGCGGCAAATTACCCAAATACGGCTTCGTTACATTCGTTACTGGCGCAAACGGCTAATGAGTTTGCGGATAAACTGGCGCTGGTCTTTACCCGGCAAACGGAACAACAAACGTTTACGTATCGGGAGCTTCATGAACGGGCTAACCAGCTAGCGCAGGCTATTCGAAAGCAGGGTTTAGGAACAAGAGTCAATGGGAGTACGCCCGTAGTAGGGGTTGTTCTGGATCGTACGCCCGATCTGGTCATTACTTTACTGGCTGTTCTGAAAGCTGGTGCCGCTTATGTGCCCATTGATCCGGAGTATCCGCATGACCGTATTGCGTTTATGCTGGCCGACTCATCAGCCACCTTGCTGATTACATCGAAAAAATACCATTCGGCCGGTCATACAACGTACCCGACTTTGGGCCAGCCAGCGAACCAGACGAAGGTTGTGTTGCTGGATACCCTTCTGAATGAACTTGACCAGTATCCCAAAGAGGCTCCGGCAATTGAGGTAAACGGAAACGATCTGGCGTATATTCTCTATACCTCAGGTTCGACCGGAAAACCCAAAGGCGTTCTTATTGAGCATCATAACCTGGTCAATCTGCTGTACAGCATGATAAGCTGGCCAGGTATTGCAAAAGACGATAAACTGCTGGCTGTCACAACGGTTTCGTTCGACATTGCCGGGCTTGAGTTATACCTGCCCATTCTGGTAGGGGCAACGTTGGTACTGGCCGATTCCGAAACGACAAAAGATGGCCGGGCACTACTAGAGACTGTTTCTACCTTTGGGGTTAGCCTCATCCAGGCTACCCCAATCACCTATAAAATGATGCTCGCGGCTGGTTGGGAGGAACGATTGCCGTTGAAGATTCTGTGCTGTGGAGAGCCTTTGTCGAAAGACCTGGCTCAGAAACTCACCGCTCGTTGTGGATCGCTCTGGAATATGTATGGCCCAACCGAAACGACTATCTATTCGACCGGAAAGCAGATTCTGGCCAGCGACGAGATTATTACGATTGGACGGCCCATTCAGAACACCCAGGTCTATATTCTGGACGAACACCTGAATCGGTTGCCCGAAGGGAGTGTTGGCGAAATTTACATTGCTGGCGATGGGGTTGCCCGAGGCTATCTGAACCGTCCTGAGCTGACGCGGGAAAAATTCGTTCCGAACCCATTCAGTACGTCGAAAAAAAGTACCATGTACCGAACGGGCGACTTAGGTAAGTTTATGCCCGATGGCGAAATCCATTGCCTGGGGCGTATCGACCAGCAGGTGAAGATTCGCGGCTACCGGATTGAGTTGGGCGAAATAGAGCATGCTCTAGTCACTCAGGAAGGGGTGAGTGAAGCTGTGGTCGTTGCTCGTGAAGATCGCCCTGGTGACCAACGATTGATTGCTTATCTGGTGACTAATCCGCCGTTGAGCGAAGACGCCTTCAGGAACCAGATTCTGATGTGGCGAAGGCAATTGCAGGAAAATCTGCCTTCCTATATGGTCCCGACAGATTTTGTGAGCCTGGCCCAGTTGCCTATTACACCAAATGGCAAAATTGACAAAAATGCGCTGCCTAAGCCTGCTTCCATGCTGGCCGTGGAATATAGAACACATATTGCTCCTTCGACCGAAACGGAAAAACTGATTGTGGGAATCTGGAAGGAAGCGTTGATGCTGGATCAGATTGATATTGATACCGACTTTTTTGAACTGGGTGGGCACTCGATGATTGCCGTTCAGGTAATGACCCAACTGGAAAAGGAAACCGGACAGCGACTACCCTTATCCATTTTACTGACCTATCCGACAGTTCGAAAACTGGCACAGCTTTTACAGACGAATGAAAAGCCAACAACCTGGACGTCGCTGGTACCCATCCGGCCAGAAGGTAATAAAGATCCCCTTTACATTATTCATGGAATTGGTCTAAATCTGTTAAATTTCAGTAGCTTGATCAGCTATCTGGACCCTGAGCAGCCTATTTACGGCCTCCAGGCAAAAGGGTTGGATGGAAAAGATGAGCCGCTCGATAAGATGGAAGACATTGCCGCTTTCTATCTGAGCGAAGTGCTGGAACAAAACCCCAATGGTCCGTATGCAATTGCTGGCTATTCGTTTGGTGGCTATGTGGCGCTGGAGATGGCCCGGCAATTGAAAGCAATGGGGAAAGAGGTGAAAATGCTGGCCATGTTCGACACCAATGCACAGGAGTCAGATATGAATCGCTCGATGGGCGACTGGCTGATGCGGAAAGTGCTCCGCCAGTTCCCGAAATTAATCTGGTTCACCAGGTCATTGATCCAGAAACCTATTCAGACGCTCAAATACCAGCAGGGATATGTTGAGTGGAAAATCGATGCGTTGCTAAAAGCAATGGGTTTGCGTCAGGAGCCAGAACCAGAAGTGGGATTGGAACACCTGAATAAAATCATCGAAAAGCATGAGTATGCGTTTTCGCATTATACCATGAAACCCTACGACGGTGTTATCGACCTTTTTAAGGCTCAGGTTCGTCTTTACTTTGTCGATGATAGTAAGTTTCTGGGCTGGAAAAAATATGCTAAAAAAGGGGTACGCGTGCATAGTGTGCCGGGCGATCATCAACTGATGCTCCTGCCTCCCAATGATAAAGCCTTTGCTGAAGCCCTGCAACGGGCACTCGATCAGGCATAA